A window of Variovorax sp. HW608 genomic DNA:
AGCGCAGAAGCAGGGCGTGACGCTCTCGGACGAGCTGGTGAAGTCGGCCCAGGTGGTCGTCAAGTAAGCACGCAGCGCACTGGCGGAGGCTCGCTCCATGTCGCTCATCGCTTCGCTCGGCGCCATCGAGATCGGTCTGATCTTCGGACTGGTCGCGCTCGGCGTCTACCTGTCGTTTCGCATCATCAACTTTCCGGACCTGACGGTCGACGGCAGCTTTCCGCTCGGCGGCGCCGTCGCGGCGGCGCTGATCGTGGCGGGTTGGAATCCCTTCGCCGCGACGGGCGTGGCCATCGCCGCCGGCGCGCTGGCCGGCTGGCTCACCGCGTGGCTGAATGTGCGGCTGCGCATCATGCAGCTGCTCGCCAGCATCCTGGTGATGATCGCGCTGTACTCGGTCAACCTGCGCGTCATGGGCAAGCCCAACGTGGCGCTGATCGACGAGCCCACGGTGTTCAGCATGCTCGCCTTCGGCGGCATGCCGGACTACCTGCTCAAGCCGCTGCTGCTGCTGGCCATCGTGGTCGCGGCCAAGGTACTGCTGGACCTGTTCTTCGCCTCCGAAGCGGGGCTGGCGATGCGGGCCACCGGCGGCAATCCGCGCATGGCGCGTGCACAGGGCATCTCGACCGATCGCCAGACGATCTGCGGCCTGGCGCTGTCGAATGCGCTGGTCGCGCTGGCGGGGGCGCTCTTCGTGCAGAGCCAGGGCGGCGCGGACATCTCGATGGGCATCGGCACCATCGTGGTCGGGCTCGCCGCGGTGATCATCGGCGAAACCATCCTGCCGGCGCGCAGCCTCGTCGTGACCACGCTGGCCTGCGTGCTCGGCGCGGTGCTCTACCGCTTCTTCATCGCGCTGGCGCTCAAC
This region includes:
- a CDS encoding ABC transporter permease, which gives rise to MSLIASLGAIEIGLIFGLVALGVYLSFRIINFPDLTVDGSFPLGGAVAAALIVAGWNPFAATGVAIAAGALAGWLTAWLNVRLRIMQLLASILVMIALYSVNLRVMGKPNVALIDEPTVFSMLAFGGMPDYLLKPLLLLAIVVAAKVLLDLFFASEAGLAMRATGGNPRMARAQGISTDRQTICGLALSNALVALAGALFVQSQGGADISMGIGTIVVGLAAVIIGETILPARSLVVTTLACVLGAVLYRFFIALALNSDFIGLKAQDLNLVTAVLVAFALLVPAWKRKLPVRRAAARTVSSIAAKGVR